CTATACTAAAAAAATAATAGCCGGATAATTATACATTACCCGGCTACAAATCTGGTCTTAATTAATTTATTGAATATTAAGTTTTTTCTTCACCAAAGGTAAAATATCATCACCATCCGGAGCCATTATTAAAATAGAAAGTGAATTATCAATTACATAGGTATATCCGTTTTCTTTTGCAACTGTTTTAATGATCTCTGTTGTACTTGTGATCAAAGGTTGAAATAATTCCGCTTTTTTAGCATCCAATTTTTGTTGGGAAGTTTGTTCGTATTGTTGAATGCGTTGTTCCAATAACATTGCATCCTGAATTTTTGCTTCTCTTGCAACTTCACTTAAAGCGGCATTACCTTGAATTTCATTCACTAAACGCTGATATTCGGTTGCATAAGATTGATATAGAGAGTCGAATTCATTTGCGTAAGCTATTAATTTGGCATTTGCTTCCTTTGCTTCAGGCATTGCTTCCAATAATGCCTGTGAATTAATATAGGCTATTTTGGCTTGCTGAGCTTGAGCTAAAGTTGCGGCTGTAACAATAATTAATACTAAAATAATTTTGATCTGCTTCATATTTTATTTTTAAAATGAAGGGCAAAGATAGTCAAATGGCGCATATCCTCAAATTAGCGGTCAGCCTTGCCCAGAATAATAAGTGTGATTATAGCGAGTGGTACATCACCTTCCACCTGCCATTGTAATTCCTGATCAAACTTCCACATAGGCCTTACAATGTCCCCTTCAATGGTCCACATCAGGTCGGGATTGGAGTCCCAGAAGGGTTTTAGCACATTGTCGGTCCAACTCCATTGGTTTTGAACTCCACTATCCCAAAATGGTTTTAACATATTTCCATCCCAGATCCATTCCGATTGAGGATCGGTACTCCAAACCGGTTTTAAATATTTACCATCAAATGACCATTCATCTTCAGATCGGTAGCCCCAGGCTGGTTTTAATATCTTCCCATCCCAAACCCATTCGTAATATGGTCCATGATCAAGATATGGACGAATATAACTTTGTACAGGCATTCCAACCTCTGGTTCTAAACTTTGCATCTTTGCGCGTACTTTTTCATCCAGTGAAAAGTGTTTTATATATAAATGTGCAGCCATCACCAATTGCACCTGCGATGTGAATTTACCTTGAGCTACTCCTATGTAGGTATTTGTTATTCCTTCATACACATTAAGCACTGAGTCGTTTATTTTTTCGAAGGTACAGAGTTTTTCATTCTCTTTATCTATTGGATGATCACCTAAAAAAAACTCTGAATTTTGAGTGATGTATTGAATTGTTTTTGCATCGTTCTGGTAGATCAGTCCCACTTTTTTGCTGAGGATGTCCTTTGCATTCACCGTAAATAACATATTCTGCCTTGAATTGGTATCACGCGCATAAATGATGTTTCCCTGTATGGTATAAGCAATTTCCGTTTCAGAAACATAAACCTTATTGTCAGAAATATTCCCGATTATTGTGGTGGAGTCGATGAACAAATAAATATTGCCATTTTGAGCATTCGTCAAATTGGTTAATAGCAGACTTGCCACAAAAAACAACAATTGATATCTAACAATTTTATTCATCTATGAAAATTAAAGGTAAACATTACAAAACTATCTGGCTGCATCCGGAAAACGAAAATATAGTGCAAATTATTGACCAAAGATGGTTGCCTCATAAATTTGTTGTTGCTGATATCAGATCTGTAGATGAAATGTGTATTGCAATCAAGGATATGTGGGTTCGTGGTGCACCACTGATCGGGGCTGCAGCAGCATGGGGAATGTATTTATCGGCTGTGGAAGTGCCTGCGAGTTGTGCACGCGATTTTTTTTTCGAGGAAAGTTATGGCAAATTACTAAAAACCCGTCCAACAGCAATTAATTTGAAATGGGCTTTGGATGAAATGTTGAAATCAATTACCGGAAACGATTCTATTATTGAATCCAAATGGTATGCAAAAAAAAGAGCGGAATGGATTTGCGACGATGATGTGAAATTCAATACCCTTATCGGCGAGCATGGATTAAAAATTATAGAGGAGATAGCAGCAAAAAAAAATAATGCAAGGGTAAATATTTTAACTCATTGTAATGCTGGATGGTTGGCAACTGTTGACAGAGGAACTGCTACTGCTCCAATTTATCTGGCAAAGGAAAAAGGAATTGATATTCATGTGTATGTTAGCGAAACAAGACCCAGAAATCAAGGTGCACAATTAACAGCCTGGGAATTATTAGAAAATGATATTCCACATACCTTAATTGCAGATAACGCTGCCGGACACCTTATGCAAAATAAAATGGTTGATCTGGTTTTGGTAGGTACCGACAGAACCTCGGCAACATGTGATGTTGTAAATAAAATAGGAACCTATTTAAAAGCGTTGGCTGCATTTGACAATAATATTCCATTTTACGTTGCAGCGCCATCTTCGAGTATTGATTTTAATATTAAAGATGCATTTAAAGAAATTCCTATTGAAGAAAGAAATGGAGATGAGGTGAAATATGTTCAGGGATTATTGGATAATAAAATTCAATCTGTATTAATTTCTCCAAAGGAAACGCCTGCAAGTAATTATGCATTTGATATTACTCCGGCGAAATATGTTACTGGGTTGATTACGGAAAGAGGAGTTTGCAAAGCTGAGGAAACAGAAATAATGAAATTGTTTCCTGAAAAATTCTCAAATACAAAAATTAATATAGCTTAAAGAAAAGGATGATTTTTGATGAAGGTTATATTAAATATGTAATTAATTGGGAAAATTCTCCCGAAATAAAAGACTGCGATTTTGCAAAATTGATAATTTGCAGAAACAACCTCAAATCGTTGAATCTCATTGGAGTGTACCCAAATGGAATCGGTTTTGGGAATGTGAGTTGTAGAGTAGGTATATCTAATGAATTTATCATTTCAGGAACCCAAACTGCAGATGTCAATATTGCTGATGCAGGTCAATTTAGTTTAGTATATAGTGTTGATATAGATCAGAATAAGCTTTATTGTAAAGGTCCTGTTAAAGCATCTTCCGAAGCCCTTACACATGCTGCTATCTATTTGGCGGATCCAAAAATTAATTGTGTTATTCATGTTCATCATCCAGAAAAATGGGAATCATTATTAAATAAAGTAACTACAATTGATAAAAATATCGCCTATGGTACTCCACAATTGGCAAAAAATATCGATGAATTATTAAAAAATGACCAGACCCTAAAACGCGAAAAGATATTTGTAACTGCCGGTCATGAAGATGGAATTTTTGTTTTTGGGGAGACGGTAGAAGAGGCGTTCGGGGTTTTGAATTTGCATTTGAATTTGTAGAGTCACAAAATTTTGTGACTCTACAAATTCAAATGCAAATTCAACCAATACGTTCTGGTCTACTCTAAACAAACAACGGATAAACCATCCCGCCAATTATCCTCTTTTCCATAGCAACCTCATATAATTTCTCTACGGCATTTTTTCCTTCTGCGCCGAGATCTACGGTGAAATCATTTACATATAGTTGTATATGTTTTTTCATCACCTCTTCTTCCATTTCCTGCGAATGTTGTCGAACGAAGTCCATAGTTTGATCTGGGTTTTTCATTGCAAATTCCACACTGCGTTTTAATACACGGTTGATCTTTTGTTTGAGATCGGTATCGAAATTTCTTCTGACACAAATTCCTCCGAGTGGAATAGGTAATTGATATTTTTTTTCCCACCATTCTCCCAGGTCAATAATTTTTTTTAATCCCTTTGCCTGATACGTAAAACGATTTTCGTGAATTATAACGCCTATATCTATTGCTTCGCTTAACAAAGCATTTTCGATCTCCGAAAAAACATATTCTTTTTTGGTTGCAGCTTCCGGAAAGGCCATGGATAATAAAAAATTTGCTGTTGTTAATTTTCCGGGAATTCCAACTAAACAGAATTCAATTTTTGACCTTGGAATTTCACCTTTAGAAATGAGTAGTGGTCCGCAACCCCTGCCCAATGCCGATCCTGAAGTAAGTAGCTGATAATTTCTACTCATGTATGCATAAGCATGATAACTCAATTTTGTGATATCCAGGTCTTCGTGATGTGCATTATTATTAAGTGTTTCCACATCTGCAAAAACGATATCAAATTCCAACCCCTCGGTATCAATTTTTTGATGAGCTAGTGCATCAAATATATAGGTATCATTCGGGCAAGGAGAAAATCCTAAACTTAATTTCATGTAGTTATTTCATTAATTAATTGTACTAAAATGGTGTTGAGATTTTGAACAGCCAAAGGAATATTCCAGTTCGTTTTATTTCTTTTTTCTACATAATTGGAAACCGCACGTATCTGAATAAATGGAATTTTTTTCATGGAACAACAGTAAAAAAACGGGGATCCTTCCATGCTTTCAACATCAGGATGGTATTTGTTTTCCGTCCGAATAATACTTTCCTCATTTCCATGAACCGTTTCTACAGTGATCGCTCTTACTTTTTTTATTTTTTGCAGACTATTTAAAGGTTTTGGATCATTTTCTATCCATCCATTTGTATAAGGAAATTCATTTTTGTTTTGCAGTCCAAGTTCGAATACATCAATAAATATTTCACCATCTTCTGCACCACTTTGTGCATTTTTTTCTGCAGTTATTTCTACAACTTCTCCAATCAATAAATTGCGATCAAATGCACCACAAATTCCCGCCTGAAGACATAGGTCAAATTGGTTTTTATTCAGAGCATCAGTTATTTGATAGGTTGCATGTGTTATTCCAACACCTGTGATGAGAATGGAAATATTAATTCCTTTCTTATAATTAAAATTATAGATGCCGGGATTTAATTGTGACTGAGTATCAGTTATTTGCGCAACAAAATGCGGGATTTCCGACGGGGTGGCTACAACTAAACAGATATTCATACTGCGAAGGTAACATCAAAAAAGTAAAACAAAATTGTTATAATTGAAGGAAATTGCTCGAAAAATAGTTGCAATTTTGCACAAAAATCAACATACACTGATGAAATTGTTTTTAAATATTCTGTTTTTATTCATGGGGATTACGGTTTTGCAAGCCCAGCAAAATTATAATGAAATTACCGCAGATAGTGCATTTACTTTCAAGGATAGCCGTGATGGAAAGGAATATGAAGCGTTAAGTTATGCCGGTATGATATGGATGGGCGAGAATTTGCGATATAATACTAAACACAGTTGGTGTTATGAGGACAAGGCTGGTAACTGCAAAGAATTCGGTCGACTGTATACCTGGGAGGAAGCAAAAAGTGCTTGTCCTAAAGGATGGCACCTTCCATCTAAACATGAATGGGATACTCTGATCACCGCTTTGGGTGGATATGAAACTGCAGGGCATGCGCTTGCTTTTGGGGCAAACCTCCAATTCAATATTGTATTTGGATATCCACCAAATGTGAGCGGACGATACAGCAGCGATGATCTGCAGGCGAGTTTCTGGAGTGCGGATGAAAATAATGCAAGCACTGCATGGGTATATTATTTTATCAGAGATAAATTGCCTTTGGTATATGCGAATTATTTTTCTAAAAATTATGGCATGATGTGCAGGTGCGTGATGGATGAGGGAACAAAATGATATTCTTATTACGGATCATTTAATAAATTAATATTTCCATATATTAATTTATTATATTAAAATATTAATTCTCCATGACAGAAGATATTTTAGATGTTGAAGAAAAAGTAGACGTCAAAAAAGAAAGATTAAAATTACTTCCCAAGTGGATCAAATTTTTTAGTTGGATCTTTTTGGTGTTAGGAGCAACCACACCTATAATATTATTTCTTCCTTTAGTTTATAATGGACCACTTGAATTATCTGTTTTGGGATTTTCCGCCGATAATCCCTATCATCCACAGGGAATAGCTGTTGTATTATTTTTTCTTTTAAGTGGCATAACTGCATTTGGTTTATTGTGGGCAAAAAAATGGGCTCCTTTATTAGGGTTTTTAATAAGTATTATTGGTTTGATTTGTGTTATCATAAATGCAATTTATAGTCAGGATAATAATTTGCCGTTAGAACCTTTGTTGCAAATTCCTTTTATGATCAAAATGATTTCTATTAAGGGGAGTTGGGAATGGTTGGGGGAGGAGTGAGGAATATTTCAAAGTTATATATAATAAGTTACCTTACCTGAAGATCATATTAGAAATGAGTTAACTCAACCCTTTTCATCTTTCGTATCTGGTGTCAGAGCTATATTTATTATGAATTTTTGTGGATTATGAAACATCATCTGCTGGTGGGGGAGCCATTACATCCTTTTATCCCCTCTTCGACATCGCTCAGCGTCCATTTTTAAAACCAAAAATCCAAACTTGAATGAGGCATTCAGTTTTTGCGGGTTATGAAACATGATCCGGTGGTGGGGGAGCTGCTCAATCCATAATCCCCCTCTTCGCTATCGCTCAGCGTCCAAATTTCAAGCAAAAAATCCAAACTCGAATGAGACATTCGGTTGGCGGGTTATGAGACATGATCCGGTGGTGGGGGAGCTGCTCAATCCATAATCCCCCTCTTCGCTATCGCTCAACGTCCAAATTTCAAACAAAAAATCCAAACTCGAATGAGACATTCGGTTAGCGGGTTATGAGACATGATCCGGAGGTGGGGGAGCTGCTCAATCCATAATCCCCCTCTTCGCTATCGCTCAGCGTCCAAATTTCAAACAAAAAATCCAAACTCGAATGAGACATTCGGTGTTAGCGGGTTATGAGACATGATCCGGTGGTGGGGGAGCAGCTCAATCCATAATCCCCCTCTTCGCTATCGCTCAGCGTCCAAATTTCAAACAAAAAATCCAAACTCGAATGAGACATTCGGTTTGGATTTTTTGTTTGAAATTTGTCCTAATCGGGGGGATTATGGATTGAGGTCGGAAGCGGATTCGAACCGCTGTACGAGCTTTTGCAGAGCTCTGCCTAGCCACTCGGCCATCCGACCATTAATTGAGCGCAAAAATATAAACTTCTGGCACAACCTTATAAATTATTTTTTAGTTCAACCTTCCATTTCAATCCAAACCTTGCGCACCTCACCTCCCAGTGGAGGATGAATCTTTGCGATACGCACCTGAATACGGGTTGCAGGAATATTGAATTTTCGGATGGTTTCAATAATTTGTTTACAGGCACTTTCTATTAGTTTGTACCTTCCCTGCATCACCTGCTGCACAATTTTATACAAATGATCATAGTCTACAGTATTGGATAATTCATCCGTTTCACTGCTTATCTCACTGCTTTCCAGTATAAGATCCACTTCAAAATTATTTCCATACATCTGCTCATAATCATAAACACCAATATGACTCTTGAACAACATTCCCTCTAATATTATACGCGCCATGATAACACAAAGATAGGGGGAATTGAGAATTGAGAGTTGAGAATGGAGAATTTGAGCAGCCGGGCAACGAATATCTTAAGTTTTGCATCGGAAAACTGCCACTGCCAACTGTTTACCTTACTCAATAGAATTGATATTCAAACCGAATGATGCTTTGGTTTAATTTTCTATTTTCCCGAATCAATCCGTTCGGATAGTAGGTTTTAATCTCAACAAGATCGGAGCTTATGTTAACAGGAACATTGGGAGCTTCATAGATATAGAGCATTTTGGAGCCATCATCTAAGAGGTATTCTATAGTGTCGGATTTTACCAGTGAATTATAGTCAGAAATTGTGTTATTAAAAGGTAATCCATAATCTTCCTCCTTGTAAATAATAATAGAATCCTTATCATTATTTGTAAAATTTATTGTTGCTGATCTTATTCCTACGGCATCTAAAAGATATTTTTCATGTCTGATCATCGTTCCGTTCTGATCATAATTTTTATAATCCAGCAAATGTCCCTTTTCATTATACAAAGAAATATGTCTGGAGAAATTGTTTAAAATGCCTTCTGTATATTGATATCCAACTATTTCCATCTTTAACGGCATGGTATCATCATTAAAAATGTAAATATTTTTTGAAATAGGAGTAGCAGGATAATAATATCTGCTGTCCTCTGTCATTCTATTCTTTTTATCGAAGGTTCTTATTTGAATCGTGCTTCTGCAAGGGAGTTCACAAATGGTTTTCTGATTAATTAAATTGCCTGCAGTATCATAAATATTGTTGATCTTTTCATTTTCTAAAATTGTATCTGTCCAGAAAAATATCGAAACAGTTTCTGAACTGATATGCATTTTAACAATGCTGTCGGATGCAATATATCCTCTGTTGAAGGGGACAAATTCCTGTGCTTGTAAAACCTGACAACTTAATAAAAATAAAACAAGATAAAATTTCATGTCAGGTTAATTAATATTTATTGGTAATTACATAAAATATTATTTTACGGGTGCATATTCTTTATTAACAGCACTTATATTATAATAGGTATTCGTAAATGATTTACCACTATCCGTTTTAAAATTGGCAACTATTTTATTTGCCGATGGAAACGAATTATTTGATTGTTGTAAGATATAAGTTTCATATCCGGTCTCTCTTCCATCGAATATACCTTGTGTACCGCCATAGTAAGTATCTATCAATTTATTATTAGCATCATAAACCAAATATTCTATTTGGCTAAACCTTGGCATTTGCGAATTGCCGTGATATACTACACTTAATGAAATAGATTTTGTATGCATATTAAGTGATTCCGAATCATATTGGTGGGGCAGACTTTTAAGCCAAAACTGATCACTTGTCCAACCACCAAGATCATTAACAGATGGGTCAACATAAACCTTTCCTAATATAGGAATCATTAATTCATGGGCATATAATTTGTGGTAATTAAAACTAATCCAGAAATATCCATCATCTCCCCAATCATCGTCCCACGAATTTTTTACTAAAAAACCATCGGCATCATATCCAACAATACTCACAGCATGTCCTCCATCAATTCTGTAAATAGTATCCGTGTAATATATTTCTGAATTTGGTTCAAATACCTTATCTCCAAATATGGAAACTGCGGCATTAAAACTATATTCCTCGTCTTCATCATAATAGACTAAAAAATCGTTCGGATCTATTTTTTCTGATTCTTCACCCGAATTAGAACTCCAATAATGTCCATTTAAAGAATAAGAAATTACGATCGCTTTTTTTCCATCGTCCAACATTTTTTTAATATAATTTATATCCCTTGCACCATCACCTTCTTTATAAATGTACATTTCAGGTTGAAGTTTATAACTAAAATCCTGAAACGATAATAATTTAAGTAAACTGGTTCCCGCAATATCACTTTTCATATTTTCGAAATTGGATAAGCTCGTATCTATTTTCACCTTATCAGGATTATAAGGTTCCTGATCTTCACGTAAGGTTCCTTGATATTGCATCAGGTCGATATAATTTTTGAGAAAAGTTCCTTCATCATAATCCGTTTCATCACTATAACTATACGACTTTGCCATTGCATATAAATATTGTTCACTTAGGTCGGAAGGAAATCCCGGAAAAGTTTCCATCGCAGCGCACAAACCAAAAGCCGTGCATGTTCCACGATTCGCCTGGCTTTTTACAGCCGACTGATAAATGCGATGATCAACTATGGGTTGGGCTTTGCAGAAGTTAATAATTACGGCAAAACAAATCAGCAAGAGTGTGGGTTTCATTTTTTTTTATTGCGAAAATAGGGAAAAATGGTGAGTGGCGAATAGTGAGTGGTGAGCATGCTCCACACTACCCTAAAGTTAGTAGCCCAAATAAATGTTCCAACGTTTTGCAGGAACGGACTCACGATTCACGAAATGAGAAATGAGTAATGCCCGCCCGGACGACCCGGTCGGACGGGAGTAATGAGTTGGATTCTCGTGAGCCGAATGGTTTCAGTCCGGATGTTGAAATTTTTTTTAATTATAGAG
The genomic region above belongs to Bacteroidota bacterium and contains:
- a CDS encoding OmpH family outer membrane protein; protein product: MKQIKIILVLIIVTAATLAQAQQAKIAYINSQALLEAMPEAKEANAKLIAYANEFDSLYQSYATEYQRLVNEIQGNAALSEVAREAKIQDAMLLEQRIQQYEQTSQQKLDAKKAELFQPLITSTTEIIKTVAKENGYTYVIDNSLSILIMAPDGDDILPLVKKKLNIQ
- the mtnA gene encoding S-methyl-5-thioribose-1-phosphate isomerase, producing MKIKGKHYKTIWLHPENENIVQIIDQRWLPHKFVVADIRSVDEMCIAIKDMWVRGAPLIGAAAAWGMYLSAVEVPASCARDFFFEESYGKLLKTRPTAINLKWALDEMLKSITGNDSIIESKWYAKKRAEWICDDDVKFNTLIGEHGLKIIEEIAAKKNNARVNILTHCNAGWLATVDRGTATAPIYLAKEKGIDIHVYVSETRPRNQGAQLTAWELLENDIPHTLIADNAAGHLMQNKMVDLVLVGTDRTSATCDVVNKIGTYLKALAAFDNNIPFYVAAPSSSIDFNIKDAFKEIPIEERNGDEVKYVQGLLDNKIQSVLISPKETPASNYAFDITPAKYVTGLITERGVCKAEETEIMKLFPEKFSNTKINIA
- a CDS encoding class II aldolase/adducin family protein, with translation MIFDEGYIKYVINWENSPEIKDCDFAKLIICRNNLKSLNLIGVYPNGIGFGNVSCRVGISNEFIISGTQTADVNIADAGQFSLVYSVDIDQNKLYCKGPVKASSEALTHAAIYLADPKINCVIHVHHPEKWESLLNKVTTIDKNIAYGTPQLAKNIDELLKNDQTLKREKIFVTAGHEDGIFVFGETVEEAFGVLNLHLNL
- a CDS encoding 1,4-dihydroxy-6-naphthoate synthase encodes the protein MKLSLGFSPCPNDTYIFDALAHQKIDTEGLEFDIVFADVETLNNNAHHEDLDITKLSYHAYAYMSRNYQLLTSGSALGRGCGPLLISKGEIPRSKIEFCLVGIPGKLTTANFLLSMAFPEAATKKEYVFSEIENALLSEAIDIGVIIHENRFTYQAKGLKKIIDLGEWWEKKYQLPIPLGGICVRRNFDTDLKQKINRVLKRSVEFAMKNPDQTMDFVRQHSQEMEEEVMKKHIQLYVNDFTVDLGAEGKNAVEKLYEVAMEKRIIGGMVYPLFV
- the mqnB gene encoding futalosine hydrolase is translated as MNICLVVATPSEIPHFVAQITDTQSQLNPGIYNFNYKKGINISILITGVGITHATYQITDALNKNQFDLCLQAGICGAFDRNLLIGEVVEITAEKNAQSGAEDGEIFIDVFELGLQNKNEFPYTNGWIENDPKPLNSLQKIKKVRAITVETVHGNEESIIRTENKYHPDVESMEGSPFFYCCSMKKIPFIQIRAVSNYVEKRNKTNWNIPLAVQNLNTILVQLINEITT
- the folB gene encoding dihydroneopterin aldolase, which gives rise to MARIILEGMLFKSHIGVYDYEQMYGNNFEVDLILESSEISSETDELSNTVDYDHLYKIVQQVMQGRYKLIESACKQIIETIRKFNIPATRIQVRIAKIHPPLGGEVRKVWIEMEG